Genomic window (bacterium BMS3Abin08):
GGCTTGTGAGGGTAAACTGCAAGCACTGCCTGGAGGGGTACAGGCCTGACGACGGGGTCTTTTCCCTGGTGCCGGGAATCAACAGTAACGCACGTTTTGTAAAGGGAATGGGTTGTAAGAGGTGTAACGGTACAGGATACAACGGCCGTACCGCTGTATTTGAAATACTGGACATCAGCCCGGCAATAAAGAAACTGATACTGAATACCGCCCCGGAGAGTCAGATAAAAATGCAGGCGGCACAGGAGGGTATGAAGACACTGTTTGAGGCTGCTGCAGAGAAAGTCTATCAGGGGATAACAACGATCGAGGAGGTTTTAAGGGTTATATCGATTGACGGCCCCGGGGAAAAGACATGTCCCGTCTGTAACACGCAGTACACAGGTAGTGATTGCCCCTGCAGCGAGTCTTCACAGGAGGACGACTGCAGTGCCTGTGGTAAGCGGCTTGATCTAAACTGGAAGTTCTGTCCCTATTGCGGGAAGACAAGGAAACCCTACAAAATACCGGAGATTCAGTCACTTATGAGGGTGCTCGTGGTTGACGATGAGCCCGGACTGCTTAAGATGGTGGAGATAGCACTGAGACCTCTCACCCTGGATATCTACACTGCTCAGAACGGCAGGGAGGCTATTGAAAAGGCTTTCACCATAAAACCGAACCTGATCATCACGGATATCAATATGCCCGTAATGGACGGCTTTGAAATGATAAAGAACCTCAGAAGTCAGGTAAATACGATGTTTATACCGATTATCATCCTCTCTTCAAGGGATGCGGCCGAGGACATGCTCAAGGGATTCACATACGGTACGGACGACTATGTAACAAAACCCTTTGATTATCCGGAATTACAGGCGAGGGTCAAGCGGCTCCTCTACAGGACCTACGGGTAAGGTCCGTTGCAGGATTTCAGGCCGTAGGTCAAAGGAGGGCAGAGGAATGCATACAGGATGACTCAAAGGGTTGCAGCACCCTGCCCGGGCAGCAGGGCGGAGGCCGCTGAAGGCATGATCGAGATAAAACTTAAGGAGGCGGACCATGATTGAAACAGGTGCGGGCTTGAACATATATTGAGATATGCCCTTGTTACACCTGAAGAACTGGCTTCAATCAAAATAGAGGCCATGGAGACCAGCAGGGACTTGAAGGACGTTTTAATAGAGAGAGGGGCCGTCAGTGAGGATGCACTCCTTTATGCCGTGAGTTCCGAACTCGGCATCCCCTTTGTCACACTTGAGCCGAATTCAATCGACAGGGATCTCTTCAGAACTCTGCCCGTGGAAGTACTCAAGAGGTATAGATTCCTGCCCATGATCGAGGTGGATAGATAATCTCCGATGATACGTTTTAATCTCTTCACAAAGACTTTCCTTTTAATTCTCCTGATTATAGTTTTCTTTTCGGCATTGATTTACACATTCTCCGTGCCACTCATCAAGGAGACGGTTTACGAGATAGAAGAGAATGCAGGAAAGACGATCCTCGACAACGTATATGAACTCGTTCACAAGATCTCGATGGATCTTGAGGCCTACAGGGAATCCGCCTATGCGGCCCACAAAAGGGAATTAAGAAACATCATTGAAATCGTCGAATCTTATATTAACGACGTGCGTGCGGATGTGAAGAGCGGGCGTTTATCCGAAAAGGAGGCCAAAAAGAGTATACTGGACAAACTAAGGACCTTTAAATACGGCAGGAATGACTACATCTGGGTTTCAGACTACAACTCGGTACTCATATCCCATCCCGATCCAAGGCTGTACGGAAGGGATTTCTCCGGAATTAGGGATGTCCGCGGAAACCTTATCGTCCCACCGATGGTAGAGATTGCCAGGAGGCGCGGGGATGGGTTTTACAGCTACTGGTGGCGCAGGCTCGGAGAAAAAGAGCCCATCGAAAAACTCTCCTATTTCAAGCTTCTTCCTCAATGGAAATGGGTTGTCGGAACCGGTGTATATGTAGACGACATAAAGAAAGAAGTGGCAAGGAGAAAGAAGAAGGCGATAGAGGAATTGAGGGGCATTTTGAGACATATCCGGATAGGCAAGACGGGTTACATGTTTATCTTTGATTCCAAAATGAACATGATAATACATCCCAACAGGAACATAGAAGGAAAAAACATCTCGTCATTACTGGATCCTGTGACAGGGAAACCCATTGGTGAGGAACTCAAACACGCGGCAACTC
Coding sequences:
- a CDS encoding hypothetical protein (GSPII_E N-terminal domain); protein product: MRYALVTPEELASIKIEAMETSRDLKDVLIERGAVSEDALLYAVSSELGIPFVTLEPNSIDRDLFRTLPVEVLKRYRFLPMIEVDR